A genomic region of Pongo pygmaeus isolate AG05252 chromosome 7, NHGRI_mPonPyg2-v2.0_pri, whole genome shotgun sequence contains the following coding sequences:
- the STAR gene encoding steroidogenic acute regulatory protein, mitochondrial — MLLATFKLCAGSSYRHMRNMKGLRQQAVMAIGQELNRRALGGPTPSTWINQVRRRSSLLGSRLEETLYSDQELAYLQQGEEAMQKALGILSNQEGWKKESQQDNGDKVMSKVVPDVGKVFRLEVVVDQPMERLYEELVERMEAMGEWNPSVKEIKVLQKIGKDTFITHELAAEAAGNLVGPRDFVSVRCAKRRGSTCVLAGMATDFGNMPEQKGVIRAEHGPTCMVLHPLAGSPSKTKLTWLLSIDLKGWLPKSIINQVLSQTQVDFANHLRKRLESRPVCEARC, encoded by the exons ATGCTGCTAGCGACATTCAAGCTGTGCGCCGGGAGCTCCTACAGACACATGCGCAACATGAAGG GGCTGAGGCAACAGGCTGTGATGGCCATCGGCCAGGAGCTGAACCGGAGGGCCCTGGGGGGCCCCACCCCTAGCACGTGGATTAACCAGGTTCGGCGGCGGAGCTCTCTGCTCG GTTCTCGGCTGGAAGAGACTCTCTACAGTGACCAGGAGCTGGCCTATCTCCAGCAGGGGGAGGAGGCCATGCAGAAGGCCCTGGGCATCCTTAGCAACCAGGAGGGCTGGAAGAAGGAGAGTCAACAG GACAATGGGGACAAAGTGATGAGTAAAGTGGTCCCAGATGTGGGCAAGGTGTTTCGGCTGGAGGTTGTGGTGGACCAGCCCATGGAAAGGCTCTACGAAGAGCTCGTGGAGCGCATGGAAGCAATGGGGGAGTGGAACCCCAGTGTCAAGGAGATCAAG GTCCTGCAGAAGATCGGAAAAGACACATTCATTACTCACGAGCTGGCTGCAGAGGCAGCAGGAAACCTGGTGGGGCCCCGTGACTTTGTGAGCGTGCGCTGTGCCAAGCGCCGAGGCTCCACCTGTGTGCTGGCTGGCATGGCCACAGACTTCGGGAACATGCCTGAGCAGAAGGGTGTCATCAG GGCGGAGCACGGTCCCACTTGCATGGTGCTTCACCCGTTGGCTGGAAGTCCCTCTAAGACCAAACTTACGTGGCTACTCAGCATCGACCTCAAG GGGTGGCTGCCCAAGAGCATCATCAACCAGGTCCTGTCCCAGACCCAGGTGGATTTTGCCAACCACCTGCGCAAGCGCCTGGAGTCCCGCCCTGTCTGTGAAGCCAGGTGTTGA